In Suttonella indologenes, one genomic interval encodes:
- a CDS encoding metal ABC transporter permease, translating into MFEIIRNYIVGLAQAGQLPDIFTYHFVVNALMAGILLGPLLGGFGTLVVVKRFAFFSEATGHAALTGVAIGILLGEPYHSPYGGLFAYCMLFALLLNYIRNRTALSSDTLIGVFLSVSLALGSSVLLILATKINIHILESVLFGSLLTVNDRDLYILLATACITVLIISGNYNQLMLISFNPQLAKVRKIKVLLLDYLFILLITLATISALKIIGAILVGALLVIPAAAARLVANSMRQFFFISVGLATAATLAGVYLPIAYDIPAPSGGSIILIAGSCFMLLVIVKQLARIK; encoded by the coding sequence ATGTTTGAAATCATCAGAAACTACATCGTCGGACTGGCGCAAGCAGGACAACTGCCCGACATATTCACCTACCATTTTGTTGTCAACGCCCTCATGGCAGGCATTCTACTAGGCCCGCTGCTCGGCGGATTCGGCACCCTCGTCGTCGTCAAACGCTTCGCCTTCTTCTCCGAAGCCACAGGACATGCCGCCCTTACCGGCGTTGCCATCGGCATCTTGCTCGGCGAACCCTATCACAGCCCCTATGGCGGACTCTTCGCCTACTGCATGCTCTTCGCCCTGCTGCTCAACTACATTCGCAATCGCACCGCCCTTTCCTCCGACACCCTCATCGGCGTATTCCTCTCCGTCTCCCTAGCACTAGGCTCATCTGTCCTGCTGATATTGGCGACCAAAATCAACATCCACATCTTGGAAAGCGTACTTTTCGGCTCACTGCTCACCGTAAACGACCGCGACTTATATATTCTACTCGCCACCGCCTGCATCACCGTCCTCATCATCTCAGGCAACTACAACCAACTCATGCTTATCAGCTTTAATCCGCAACTCGCCAAAGTCCGCAAAATCAAAGTCCTGCTCCTAGACTACCTCTTCATTCTGCTCATCACATTGGCAACCATCTCCGCCCTGAAAATCATCGGCGCAATACTTGTCGGCGCGCTGCTCGTCATACCTGCGGCGGCGGCAAGACTTGTCGCCAACTCCATGCGCCAATTCTTCTTCATCTCCGTAGGGTTGGCGACCGCCGCCACCCTTGCCGGCGTCTACCTTCCTATCGCCTACGATATCCCTGCCCCCTCAGGCGGCTCAATCATACTCATTGCCGGAAGCTGCTTTATGCTTCTAGTCATCGTTAAACAACTTGCGAGAATCAAATGA
- a CDS encoding Re/Si-specific NAD(P)(+) transhydrogenase subunit alpha, with translation MQIGIPKESLAGEARVAATPKTVKELKKLGFAVAVEANAGLASQFDDAAYREAGAEIVQGDAVYNSDLIYQINPPTDAELAKIKDGTTLVSFVWPRQDQALVDKLAQRKITVLAMDMVPRISRAQSMDALSSMANISGYRAVVEAAHEFGRFFTGQITAAGKVPPAQVLVIGAGVAGLAAIGAAKSLGAIVRAFDTREEVAEQIESMGGEFLRVDFEEKDGGSVNTGYAKVMSKEFIEAEMKLFAEQAKQVDIIITTAAIPGKPAPKLITNEMVASMKRGSVIVDLAAATGGNCEATVAGKRHVTENGVIVLGYTDLANRLAGQSSQLYATNLVNLSKLLSPQKDGQIHVNFEDSILRNMTVIRDGELTFPPPEISVSAVPQAKAEAAKAPETAAVEKPASPKIFRQVTLACLAFMAFLFIGGAPAPFLANMMVFVLSIVIGYYVVWNVSHSLHTPLMSVTNAISGIIVVGAMLQIGHGSAMASFLAFVAILLVSINIFGGFAVTRRMLAMFRKD, from the coding sequence ATGCAAATTGGTATCCCAAAAGAGTCGCTGGCAGGCGAGGCGCGTGTCGCCGCAACGCCGAAAACAGTGAAGGAATTAAAAAAATTAGGTTTTGCCGTAGCGGTGGAGGCTAATGCGGGCTTGGCTTCGCAGTTTGATGATGCGGCTTATCGCGAGGCGGGTGCGGAGATTGTTCAGGGCGATGCGGTGTATAACAGCGATTTGATTTATCAGATTAATCCGCCGACTGATGCCGAGCTTGCCAAGATTAAGGACGGCACGACTTTAGTGAGCTTTGTGTGGCCGCGCCAAGATCAGGCTTTGGTCGATAAGCTGGCGCAGCGCAAGATTACGGTCTTGGCAATGGATATGGTGCCGCGGATTTCGCGTGCGCAGTCGATGGACGCTTTGTCTTCTATGGCGAATATCAGCGGTTATCGTGCGGTGGTGGAAGCGGCGCATGAGTTCGGGCGTTTCTTTACCGGTCAGATTACGGCGGCGGGCAAAGTACCGCCTGCGCAGGTCTTGGTGATTGGTGCCGGTGTTGCCGGTTTAGCGGCGATTGGTGCGGCGAAGTCTTTAGGCGCGATTGTGCGTGCTTTTGATACGCGCGAGGAGGTTGCCGAGCAAATCGAGTCGATGGGCGGCGAGTTTCTGCGCGTGGATTTCGAGGAAAAGGACGGCGGCAGCGTCAATACGGGCTATGCCAAAGTGATGAGCAAGGAGTTTATCGAGGCGGAGATGAAACTCTTTGCCGAGCAGGCCAAGCAGGTGGATATTATTATTACGACGGCGGCAATTCCCGGCAAACCCGCGCCTAAATTGATTACCAATGAGATGGTGGCGAGCATGAAGCGCGGCTCTGTGATTGTCGATTTGGCGGCAGCGACCGGCGGCAATTGCGAGGCGACAGTTGCCGGCAAACGTCATGTCACAGAAAACGGCGTGATTGTGCTGGGTTATACCGATTTGGCGAACCGCTTGGCGGGGCAGTCTTCCCAGTTGTATGCCACGAATTTAGTCAATTTAAGCAAACTGTTATCGCCGCAGAAAGACGGGCAGATTCATGTCAATTTTGAAGACTCGATTTTGCGCAATATGACGGTTATCCGCGATGGCGAGCTGACTTTCCCGCCGCCGGAGATTTCCGTTTCCGCTGTGCCGCAGGCAAAAGCCGAGGCGGCAAAAGCACCTGAAACGGCGGCTGTCGAAAAACCGGCTTCGCCGAAAATTTTCCGCCAAGTGACGCTGGCTTGTTTGGCGTTTATGGCGTTTCTATTTATCGGCGGTGCGCCTGCGCCTTTCCTTGCCAATATGATGGTCTTCGTGCTCTCGATTGTGATTGGCTATTATGTGGTGTGGAATGTGAGCCATTCTCTGCATACGCCGCTGATGTCGGTAACTAATGCCATTTCGGGAATTATCGTGGTCGGGGCGATGCTGCAAATCGGGCATGGCAGCGCGATGGCGAGCTTTTTAGCCTTTGTGGCGATTTTGCTGGTAAGCATCAATATTTTTGGCGGCTTTGCGGTAACGCGCCGTATGCTCGCTATGTTCCGCAAAGATTAA
- a CDS encoding DUF4198 domain-containing protein, whose translation MKKTLLALSLGLLAVEVSAHALWIAQVNGAPTVSFGHTGTNTDAYDVGGIKNTFALKADGSKAELKAIAKEDFVVFESLEGLGIVTATLDEGYMTEDPKTGEEINKRGDQVKGATSSFRVLNYTVAYQNPRIKPQALGLGLEILPSVNPASLKQGEMLKVQVLLDGKALADAQVNSYYFDAEAKTYSTDKEGFASIPVATNEFNILDVEHEIEDPKDPFEGLVQNSSLTFRAKHSGEHKH comes from the coding sequence ATGAAAAAAACGCTTCTTGCGCTGAGTTTAGGTTTGTTGGCGGTTGAAGTTTCCGCCCATGCTTTATGGATTGCCCAAGTCAACGGTGCGCCGACGGTGAGTTTTGGTCATACCGGTACTAATACCGATGCCTATGATGTCGGCGGCATTAAAAACACTTTCGCGCTTAAAGCCGACGGCAGCAAAGCGGAATTGAAGGCGATTGCGAAAGAAGATTTTGTAGTCTTTGAGAGTTTGGAAGGTTTGGGCATTGTGACGGCGACGCTTGACGAGGGCTATATGACGGAAGACCCTAAAACCGGCGAAGAAATCAATAAGCGCGGCGATCAAGTAAAAGGCGCTACTTCTTCTTTCCGCGTGTTAAATTATACGGTTGCTTATCAAAATCCGCGCATTAAGCCGCAGGCTTTGGGTTTGGGCTTGGAAATTCTGCCGAGCGTGAATCCCGCTTCTTTGAAACAAGGCGAGATGCTGAAAGTGCAAGTACTTTTAGACGGCAAGGCATTGGCGGACGCGCAAGTGAACAGCTATTACTTTGATGCAGAGGCCAAAACCTATAGCACCGATAAAGAAGGTTTCGCGAGTATTCCTGTCGCCACCAATGAGTTCAATATCTTAGATGTTGAGCATGAAATTGAAGATCCCAAAGATCCTTTTGAAGGTTTGGTGCAAAATAGTTCTTTAACTTTCCGCGCCAAACATAGCGGCGAACACAAACATTAA
- a CDS encoding metal ABC transporter ATP-binding protein — protein sequence MISLEDYQRHLHYLPYAGPEIVLKNLSVQFQKSTVLNNLNLRFAAGKTTAIIGPNGSGKSTLLKTLLGQFTHEGEIALHWQNAAQRHIAYVPQHIDFDRELPMNEEDFMGMLLQKRPIFLGLAKQQKAMIHFLLHKVQMFEKRKTKIGRLSGGELKRMLLIQALYPEAGLFLFDEPLASLDESGIALFKELIRELQAMNKTVIWVEHDLLAVREYAQDIVAINRQIIYQGDAAALSDSELLLNIFSHKQESPHV from the coding sequence ATGATCAGCCTTGAGGACTATCAACGCCATCTGCACTATCTGCCCTATGCAGGACCGGAAATCGTACTGAAAAACCTCAGCGTACAATTCCAAAAAAGCACCGTGCTGAACAATCTCAACCTCCGCTTTGCCGCCGGCAAAACCACCGCCATTATCGGGCCGAACGGCAGCGGCAAAAGCACCCTGCTCAAAACCTTATTGGGACAATTCACCCATGAAGGCGAAATCGCCTTACACTGGCAAAATGCGGCTCAGCGCCACATCGCCTATGTGCCGCAGCACATTGATTTTGACCGCGAACTGCCGATGAACGAAGAAGACTTCATGGGCATGCTCCTGCAAAAACGCCCCATCTTCCTAGGCTTGGCGAAACAACAAAAAGCGATGATTCATTTCCTATTGCACAAAGTGCAAATGTTTGAAAAAAGGAAAACCAAAATCGGGCGACTGTCGGGCGGCGAACTCAAACGCATGCTGCTCATTCAAGCCCTTTATCCCGAAGCGGGACTGTTTTTATTCGACGAACCCCTCGCCTCCCTCGACGAATCGGGCATCGCCCTGTTTAAAGAACTGATTCGCGAACTCCAAGCCATGAACAAAACCGTCATTTGGGTCGAGCACGACCTGCTCGCCGTGCGTGAATACGCGCAAGACATCGTCGCCATCAACCGCCAAATCATCTACCAAGGCGATGCCGCCGCCCTCTCCGACAGCGAACTGCTGCTTAACATCTTCTCCCACAAGCAGGAAAGCCCGCATGTTTGA
- a CDS encoding DUF6162 family protein yields the protein MNAEHRFVEIVPPARATKETLYVLAVCVLSIVVAAGIVRINQKDSQLQQSLGADEISLRYDLSAAEQGVFADLQVAFDDWLLQDENEPPPSVADWIANDFPPFNDQAEAGQRGNHQWTLLHQEGQAAYWGQSQDVATAGSLLWLLPAQRQGSDMQHFEVWHHKGSPSALPHRLDGEHLRAAGWKRINRNADIARS from the coding sequence ATGAATGCTGAGCATCGTTTTGTAGAAATCGTGCCGCCGGCGCGTGCCACTAAAGAAACGCTATATGTGCTGGCGGTGTGTGTGCTGAGCATTGTTGTGGCGGCAGGCATTGTGCGTATCAATCAGAAAGACAGCCAACTTCAGCAAAGCCTGGGCGCCGATGAAATCAGCCTGCGCTACGATTTGAGCGCGGCGGAGCAAGGTGTGTTTGCGGATTTACAAGTCGCCTTTGACGATTGGCTATTGCAAGATGAAAACGAACCGCCGCCCAGCGTTGCCGATTGGATTGCCAATGATTTTCCGCCTTTTAACGACCAAGCGGAAGCCGGACAACGCGGCAATCATCAATGGACGCTGCTGCATCAGGAAGGACAAGCCGCTTATTGGGGACAAAGCCAAGATGTGGCAACCGCCGGCAGTCTGCTCTGGCTTTTGCCGGCGCAGCGGCAAGGCAGCGATATGCAGCATTTTGAAGTCTGGCATCATAAAGGCAGCCCGTCGGCATTGCCGCATCGTCTTGACGGCGAACATCTGCGCGCCGCCGGCTGGAAACGGATTAACCGCAATGCCGACATTGCCCGCTCTTAA
- a CDS encoding metal ABC transporter solute-binding protein, Zn/Mn family — MKKLLLHSLLISLSCQAAAFDILTAHPITTGIAETLLAEEIAAQRIRILPAAPKTLPATRQLNYLQGRGKDNLKNLSQEADIVLTVRSIFAQDYLYPFSRRHNIRIIPIDLATPIDGERAGVSKQAQDFLQHPVWLDPYNLSLMYSTLAQELQAYDPALQLENALHQEQKRLIALKNDMETFLNEQEAEPVVLLLNPELSYFTQGLQLGSITASPDSDIAELINTQGITLIISENEADENTAAQAEAAGVKILILPRLSSDNPTEQLAKHYETLKTLLRKE; from the coding sequence ATGAAAAAACTGCTATTACACAGCCTGCTCATCAGCCTGAGCTGCCAAGCTGCCGCGTTCGACATCCTCACCGCCCACCCTATTACCACCGGTATCGCCGAAACCCTGCTTGCCGAAGAAATCGCCGCCCAGCGCATACGCATTCTCCCCGCCGCACCCAAAACCCTGCCCGCCACCCGACAACTCAACTACTTGCAAGGACGCGGCAAAGACAATCTCAAAAACCTCAGCCAAGAAGCCGACATCGTGCTGACCGTACGCAGCATTTTCGCCCAAGACTACCTCTACCCCTTCAGCCGCCGCCACAACATCCGCATCATCCCCATAGACCTTGCGACCCCGATTGACGGCGAACGCGCCGGCGTTAGCAAACAGGCACAAGACTTCCTGCAACACCCTGTCTGGCTCGACCCCTACAACCTCAGCCTCATGTACAGCACGCTGGCACAAGAACTGCAAGCCTACGACCCCGCGCTACAACTGGAAAACGCCCTCCATCAAGAGCAAAAACGCCTCATTGCGCTGAAAAACGACATGGAAACCTTCCTCAACGAACAAGAAGCAGAACCCGTCGTCCTCCTGCTCAACCCTGAACTCAGCTACTTCACGCAAGGACTGCAACTGGGCAGCATCACGGCAAGCCCCGACAGCGACATCGCCGAACTCATCAACACACAAGGCATCACACTCATCATCAGCGAAAACGAAGCCGATGAAAACACCGCCGCCCAAGCAGAAGCGGCAGGTGTGAAAATCCTTATCCTGCCGCGTCTTAGCAGCGACAACCCGACAGAACAATTAGCCAAACACTACGAAACACTGAAAACCCTGCTGAGAAAGGAATAA
- the pntB gene encoding Re/Si-specific NAD(P)(+) transhydrogenase subunit beta, producing the protein MTGFTTVAYIAAAVLFILSLAGLSKQESAKRGNLFGIIGMSIALVATLFNSEVHGKFWLLLAMAIGAVIGLQRAKKVEMTGMPQLIALLHSFVGLAAVFVGYNSLLLHADLPAEMHTIHLAEVFLGVFIGAITFTGSLVAWGKLEGKVKSAALVLPHKHKWNIAAVAVSFLLMLIFIAKDGSMFLLILMTLIAFAFGWHLVMSIGGADMPVVVSMLNSYSGWAAAAAGFMLNNDLLIVTGALVGSSGAILSYIMCKAMNRSFLSVILGGFGNTAAAAEESGGEYREWTVEEVAEALNEADSIIITPGYGMAVAQAQYPVAEITRILRAKGKNVRFGIHPVAGRLPGHMNVLLAEAKVPYDIVLEMEEINEDFPDTDVVLVIGANDTVNPSAQTDPNSPIAGMPVLEVWKARQVVGFKRSMNAGYAGVQNPLFFNENTFMCFGDAKTTVEGILRALQN; encoded by the coding sequence ATGACAGGTTTTACCACAGTTGCTTATATCGCTGCGGCGGTTTTATTTATCTTGAGTTTGGCAGGGCTTTCCAAGCAGGAAAGCGCAAAACGCGGTAATCTCTTCGGCATTATCGGTATGAGTATTGCCTTAGTCGCCACTTTGTTTAATTCCGAAGTGCATGGCAAATTCTGGCTGTTGCTGGCAATGGCGATTGGTGCGGTCATCGGTTTGCAACGCGCGAAAAAAGTCGAGATGACCGGCATGCCGCAGTTGATTGCGCTCTTGCACAGCTTTGTCGGCTTGGCGGCGGTCTTTGTGGGCTACAACAGCCTGCTGTTGCATGCCGACCTGCCTGCGGAAATGCACACCATTCATTTGGCGGAAGTATTTTTAGGCGTCTTTATCGGCGCGATTACCTTTACCGGCTCGCTGGTGGCTTGGGGAAAACTCGAAGGCAAGGTCAAATCCGCCGCCTTAGTGCTGCCGCATAAACATAAATGGAATATTGCCGCCGTTGCCGTATCTTTCTTATTGATGCTGATTTTTATCGCCAAAGACGGCTCGATGTTCCTGCTGATTCTGATGACGCTGATTGCCTTTGCTTTCGGCTGGCATTTGGTCATGTCTATCGGCGGCGCGGATATGCCGGTAGTGGTCTCCATGCTCAATTCCTACTCCGGTTGGGCGGCGGCGGCGGCAGGCTTTATGCTCAATAATGATTTGCTGATTGTTACCGGTGCCTTGGTCGGCTCAAGCGGTGCGATATTGTCTTACATTATGTGTAAAGCCATGAACCGCTCCTTCTTATCCGTGATTTTGGGCGGCTTCGGCAATACCGCGGCGGCGGCAGAAGAAAGCGGCGGCGAATACCGCGAATGGACGGTGGAAGAGGTCGCCGAAGCGCTGAACGAGGCGGATTCCATCATCATCACACCGGGATACGGTATGGCGGTGGCACAGGCGCAATATCCTGTAGCGGAAATCACGCGCATTCTACGTGCCAAAGGTAAAAACGTCCGCTTCGGTATTCATCCGGTGGCAGGACGCCTGCCGGGGCATATGAACGTCCTCTTGGCAGAAGCCAAAGTGCCTTATGACATCGTGCTGGAAATGGAAGAAATCAATGAAGATTTCCCTGATACGGATGTTGTCTTAGTCATTGGTGCGAACGACACTGTCAATCCATCCGCGCAAACCGACCCTAACAGCCCGATTGCCGGCATGCCGGTCTTGGAAGTGTGGAAGGCGCGTCAAGTCGTGGGCTTTAAACGCTCGATGAACGCAGGCTATGCCGGCGTGCAAAACCCGCTGTTCTTTAATGAAAACACCTTCATGTGCTTTGGCGATGCCAAAACCACGGTTGAAGGCATTCTGCGCGCTTTGCAAAACTAA
- a CDS encoding DUF1294 domain-containing protein — protein sequence MALFLHSKPPPRTDAVYRGEIVHWNDMKGFGFIKTTEDEPNIFFHISNFAYEQRRPQKGDRIAFLLEKNKNKIQASRIVLEGHEATLFKNTTHDARKTGPYLFEAAIYAILVCLFYISLSTISAPIAVASFIISLMTVSLYSLDKHAALTDQQRVPEASLHIAALLGGWPGALIARPLLRHKTSKNRFIIFFWMSVVVNFACLYVITWKFTPIVLY from the coding sequence ATGGCTCTTTTCCTGCATTCCAAACCGCCGCCGCGAACCGATGCCGTCTATCGGGGGGAAATCGTGCATTGGAATGATATGAAAGGCTTCGGCTTTATCAAAACCACAGAAGACGAACCGAATATTTTCTTCCACATCTCGAATTTCGCCTATGAGCAACGCCGCCCGCAAAAAGGCGACCGCATTGCTTTTTTACTGGAAAAAAATAAAAACAAAATCCAAGCCAGTCGCATCGTATTGGAAGGACATGAAGCCACTTTGTTTAAAAACACCACCCACGATGCACGCAAAACAGGACCTTATCTCTTTGAAGCGGCGATTTACGCCATCTTGGTCTGCCTGTTTTACATCAGCCTTTCCACCATCTCCGCCCCTATTGCGGTAGCGTCCTTTATTATCTCTTTGATGACCGTCTCGCTTTACAGTTTGGACAAACACGCCGCCTTGACCGACCAACAGCGGGTGCCGGAAGCCAGTCTGCATATTGCCGCCCTGCTCGGCGGCTGGCCGGGCGCTCTCATCGCCCGTCCGCTCTTGCGCCACAAAACCAGCAAAAACCGTTTTATTATTTTCTTCTGGATGAGCGTAGTGGTGAATTTCGCCTGTCTCTACGTCATCACATGGAAGTTCACACCGATTGTGTTGTATTAA
- a CDS encoding pyridoxal phosphate-dependent decarboxylase family protein, with translation MSELFAHRRALLCQEETAIQDYQQAMHTAVNAVSDWLQQDKMYTGGSIKHLRAQIAFQADKAGLGLDKALQRAIDLFLNNSLKVHHPHSLAHLHCPTLVSSQIAEVLINATNQSMDSWDQSPAASLMEEQLIDWLRQKTGYGAGTAGVFTSGGTQSNLMGVLLARDACIAKHWKNSAGDEWSVQQDGIPPEALSTVKVICSENAHFSVQKNMAMMGMGFQSVIAVPCTQTAQMDLAALRQTLETLATEGKHVACVVATAGTTDAGAIDDFTTIRQLCDQYGAWLHIDAAWGGALLLSKQYRHLLSGIEKADSVTLDFHKHYFQSISCGAFLLKDKANFRFMHYEAEYLNSAYDEAHGVPNLVSKSLQTTRRFDALKLWLTIEALGEELYASIIDHGISLTQQVAAYIEETEGLEMLVAPQFASVLFRLAPEDYPAHLIDSLNQNVADELFAKGEANIGVTKVGAVQSLKMTLLSPIATLENVQKLLQQVQNEALRIKDSIAAGTYTPPIA, from the coding sequence ATGTCGGAATTATTCGCGCATCGTCGCGCCTTATTATGCCAAGAAGAAACGGCAATCCAAGATTATCAGCAAGCCATGCACACCGCCGTCAATGCGGTTAGCGATTGGCTGCAACAAGATAAAATGTACACCGGCGGCAGCATCAAACATCTGCGCGCGCAAATCGCCTTTCAAGCCGACAAAGCAGGCTTAGGCTTGGACAAAGCCCTGCAACGCGCGATTGATTTATTTTTAAACAACAGCTTGAAAGTACACCACCCGCACTCTCTCGCCCATCTGCACTGCCCGACCTTGGTCAGCAGCCAAATTGCGGAAGTCCTAATCAATGCCACCAACCAATCGATGGATTCTTGGGATCAAAGCCCTGCCGCCTCACTCATGGAAGAGCAACTCATTGACTGGTTAAGACAAAAAACGGGTTATGGTGCAGGCACGGCAGGTGTCTTTACCTCCGGCGGCACACAATCCAATCTCATGGGCGTGCTGTTGGCGCGCGATGCCTGCATTGCCAAACATTGGAAAAACAGCGCAGGCGACGAATGGTCGGTGCAACAAGACGGCATACCGCCCGAAGCCTTAAGCACAGTCAAAGTCATCTGCTCGGAAAACGCGCATTTTTCCGTACAAAAAAACATGGCGATGATGGGCATGGGCTTCCAATCCGTGATTGCCGTGCCTTGCACGCAAACTGCACAAATGGACCTTGCCGCCCTACGTCAAACCCTAGAAACCCTTGCCACTGAAGGCAAACACGTCGCCTGCGTCGTCGCCACCGCCGGCACCACCGATGCCGGTGCAATTGACGACTTCACGACAATCCGCCAACTCTGCGACCAATACGGCGCATGGCTGCACATCGATGCCGCTTGGGGCGGCGCCTTGCTCTTATCCAAGCAATACCGCCATTTGCTTTCCGGCATTGAAAAAGCCGATTCCGTTACCTTGGACTTCCATAAACATTATTTCCAAAGCATTTCCTGCGGCGCATTCCTGCTCAAAGACAAAGCCAATTTCCGCTTCATGCACTACGAAGCCGAATACCTCAATTCCGCTTACGACGAAGCGCACGGTGTGCCGAATCTGGTATCCAAATCCCTGCAAACCACGCGCCGCTTCGATGCCCTGAAACTGTGGCTTACCATCGAAGCCCTAGGAGAAGAGCTATATGCCTCTATCATTGACCACGGCATCAGCCTCACGCAGCAAGTCGCCGCCTATATCGAAGAAACAGAAGGCTTGGAAATGCTGGTTGCCCCGCAATTCGCCTCCGTACTCTTCCGCCTTGCGCCCGAAGACTACCCTGCGCATTTGATTGACAGCCTCAATCAAAATGTGGCGGACGAACTCTTTGCCAAAGGCGAAGCCAATATCGGCGTGACCAAAGTCGGTGCGGTACAGTCCCTGAAAATGACCCTGCTCAGCCCGATTGCCACATTGGAAAACGTACAAAAACTCTTGCAGCAAGTGCAAAACGAAGCGCTGCGGATTAAAGACAGCATCGCAGCCGGTACATACACACCGCCGATTGCCTAA
- a CDS encoding metal ABC transporter solute-binding protein, Zn/Mn family: MKLKPWLALFALLSCHAFAQIQVGVTLHPYYSFVANIGQDKIKVVPLIPEGFNPHAYEPRAQDIKNISGLDAVVLNDIGHDDFARKMIAASENKDVAIIQANKDVPLLSAMGLDQNNREGVINSHSFISISASMIQVNTIAQELGKLDPDNAAFYLKNAREYNKRLRKLRAEALAKIRDVENPVLKIATVHSGYDYLLREFGLEVTAVVEAAHGIEPSPAQLKKVVDLIKSQGVHILFAEKDNPSPYTATIAKEADVRLGSLSHITHGAYSPELFEQAMKENLDEVVNAILESQKP; the protein is encoded by the coding sequence ATGAAACTCAAACCATGGCTTGCCCTATTTGCCCTTCTCAGCTGTCATGCCTTTGCCCAAATCCAAGTCGGCGTGACCCTGCACCCTTATTACAGCTTCGTGGCGAATATCGGTCAGGATAAAATCAAAGTCGTGCCGCTGATTCCCGAAGGCTTTAATCCGCATGCCTACGAGCCGCGCGCGCAAGACATTAAAAACATTAGCGGATTGGATGCCGTGGTGTTAAACGACATCGGACACGACGATTTCGCCCGCAAAATGATTGCCGCCAGCGAAAATAAAGACGTTGCCATCATTCAAGCCAATAAAGACGTGCCGCTCTTAAGCGCCATGGGCTTAGACCAAAACAACCGCGAAGGCGTCATCAATTCCCACAGCTTTATTTCCATCAGCGCCTCTATGATTCAAGTCAATACCATTGCGCAGGAACTGGGCAAACTCGATCCCGACAACGCCGCCTTTTACCTGAAAAATGCGCGCGAATACAATAAACGGCTGCGCAAACTGCGTGCCGAAGCGCTGGCGAAAATCCGTGATGTGGAAAATCCCGTCTTAAAAATCGCCACCGTGCATAGCGGCTACGACTATCTTTTGCGCGAATTCGGTTTGGAAGTTACGGCGGTTGTCGAAGCCGCACACGGCATCGAACCCAGCCCCGCCCAATTGAAAAAAGTCGTGGACTTAATCAAATCGCAAGGCGTGCATATCCTCTTTGCCGAAAAAGACAATCCCAGTCCCTACACCGCCACCATCGCCAAAGAAGCCGACGTACGCTTAGGCAGCTTAAGCCACATCACGCACGGCGCTTACTCTCCGGAATTATTCGAACAGGCTATGAAAGAAAATCTGGATGAAGTCGTCAACGCCATACTGGAAAGCCAAAAACCATGA